A portion of the Chitinophagales bacterium genome contains these proteins:
- a CDS encoding NYN domain-containing protein: MQDINVSRMALLIDGDNAQPRLIGLILEEASKFGKVTIRRVYGDWTQQNMNGWKIILNEYAINPIQKFSYTTGKNSTDSALIIDAMDILHGKLVDGFCIVSSDSDYTGLSKRIREDGTFVLGVGEQKTPKAFVHSCDNFTFVETLIAAEEEVKLPEEKQKTKAEELHKSAAKLDLNILNKAFNMVVGDNETAYLSEIGLGLRKLDSSFDHRTYGFKSLAELFRSLKKEFEVINNNVNGMKVYLVKRR; this comes from the coding sequence ATGCAGGATATTAATGTTTCCAGGATGGCACTTTTGATTGATGGCGATAATGCCCAGCCTAGATTGATTGGGCTTATTTTGGAAGAAGCATCAAAATTTGGCAAGGTAACCATCCGTCGTGTGTATGGTGACTGGACTCAGCAAAACATGAATGGATGGAAAATTATCCTCAATGAATATGCGATTAACCCCATTCAAAAATTTTCATATACAACAGGAAAAAATTCAACAGATAGCGCCCTCATTATTGACGCCATGGATATACTGCACGGGAAGCTGGTAGATGGCTTTTGTATTGTTTCAAGTGATAGTGATTATACGGGACTCTCTAAAAGAATACGTGAAGATGGAACCTTTGTGCTTGGAGTAGGAGAGCAAAAAACCCCTAAAGCCTTTGTGCATTCATGCGATAATTTCACTTTCGTAGAAACGCTGATTGCAGCAGAAGAGGAAGTGAAGCTTCCCGAAGAAAAACAAAAAACAAAGGCAGAAGAATTGCATAAATCTGCTGCAAAGCTCGATCTGAATATCTTGAATAAAGCATTTAATATGGTGGTTGGGGATAATGAAACGGCATACCTTTCAGAGATCGGTCTGGGTCTAAGAAAGCTTGATTCAAGCTTTGACCATCGCACCTACGGTTTTAAATCGCTCGCAGAGCTATTCCGCTCGCTGAAGAAAGAATTTGAAGTAATTAATAATAATGTAAACGGAATGAAAGTTTACCTTGTAAAGAGAAGGTAA
- a CDS encoding TonB-dependent receptor produces MKKILFILIILVCTAQWLVAQTLITGKVTDENRVPLFGVTVAEKGTNNGTYSDADGNYSITISKSSAALLYSYVGYAAQEILVNGETHLDVLMNNAATELAAIEVVGSRSLNRSITNTPVPVDYIDLKRITNDMGQLDVNQLLHYLAPSFNANKQSGSDGADHVDPATLRGLGPDQTLVLINGKRQHQSSLVNIYGTRGRGNTGTDLDAIPLSSIDHIEILRDGASAQYGSDAIAGVINIVLKQSTGEFTGNINAGANVAKYRPDNKSFDGGQISLGANYGFDILNKGYLNLTADYLRVGHTNRANIPDEWYPGHTDVRNQFGQAAADNIGGMLNLEIPLSDKTDVYAFGGYNFRNTHAYAFTRTPDDSRNVIIIYPNGFDPIIQSKISDAAANAGVRSKLGSWRLDLSNAFGRNKFNFFGEHTLNASLEDASPTSFDDGGTKLSQNTTTLDLSRYYTDIMSGLNIAFGGEFRYENYQIFAGEEGSWQTYGPVVFSIDPETNDTAFRPGGSQGFPGFRPGNEVNENRTNEGAYAEAELNISQDFMVDGALRAENYSDFGGTINGKIASRFAISDKFAVRGSISTGFRAPSLAQIYFNQTFTNVQNGQIFDAVIANNVSDITKALGIPPLKQERAITGSLGFTLNPLSGFSATVDGYYVKIKDRIVLTGNFYNDDEIIGTTLNELNVTAAQFFTNAVNTTTYGADVILNYSLPMATNNRLILSYVGNVNFMKVDKVQTNALLEGKQDSYFGPRDSAFLVNSAPPFKMNLGVSYAHSKFTADVHFNLWAGLKFYDYDPKPYWYKTKPTIDLTLGYRITNNVSFNIGAVNLTNAYPVYYAKEESSASPVGGKIGYDPYETESGGSWDAVQMGFNGAFLFAKLGLTF; encoded by the coding sequence ATGAAAAAAATACTGTTCATTTTAATAATACTTGTATGTACTGCACAGTGGCTGGTAGCGCAAACGCTTATTACCGGAAAGGTAACTGATGAAAACCGGGTCCCTCTCTTCGGTGTTACAGTGGCTGAAAAGGGAACCAATAACGGAACCTATAGTGATGCGGATGGTAATTACTCTATCACCATATCCAAATCATCTGCTGCTCTTCTGTATAGTTATGTGGGATACGCTGCCCAGGAAATTTTAGTTAATGGTGAAACACACCTCGATGTGCTTATGAATAACGCTGCCACAGAACTAGCTGCCATTGAAGTAGTAGGCAGTCGTTCCCTTAACAGGTCAATTACCAATACGCCGGTGCCTGTGGACTACATTGATTTAAAGAGGATAACTAATGATATGGGTCAATTGGATGTAAATCAGTTGCTGCATTATCTGGCCCCTTCATTTAATGCAAATAAACAGTCGGGCTCTGATGGTGCAGATCACGTAGACCCGGCCACACTGCGCGGTTTGGGACCTGATCAAACTCTGGTACTTATTAATGGAAAAAGACAGCATCAATCCTCGCTGGTCAATATATACGGAACCCGTGGTCGGGGAAACACAGGAACAGATTTGGATGCCATTCCTCTTTCATCTATCGATCATATTGAGATTCTGCGTGATGGCGCATCAGCGCAATACGGCTCCGATGCTATTGCAGGAGTAATTAACATTGTTTTGAAACAATCGACCGGGGAGTTTACAGGTAACATTAATGCGGGAGCTAACGTTGCAAAATACCGTCCGGATAACAAAAGTTTTGACGGAGGTCAAATCTCTTTAGGCGCCAATTATGGATTTGATATCCTGAATAAGGGATATTTAAATTTAACTGCGGATTACCTGAGAGTGGGTCATACAAACCGTGCAAACATTCCAGACGAATGGTATCCCGGACATACTGATGTGCGTAATCAATTCGGGCAAGCAGCAGCAGACAATATTGGCGGAATGCTCAATTTAGAGATTCCTTTAAGTGATAAAACGGATGTTTACGCCTTTGGAGGTTATAATTTTAGAAACACACATGCGTATGCCTTCACGCGAACACCTGATGATTCACGTAATGTAATAATTATTTATCCCAATGGATTTGACCCGATCATTCAATCTAAAATAAGTGATGCAGCCGCTAATGCAGGTGTGCGAAGTAAATTAGGAAGCTGGAGGCTTGACCTGAGCAATGCTTTTGGGCGTAATAAATTTAATTTTTTTGGAGAACATACCCTTAATGCCTCACTGGAGGATGCCTCCCCTACTTCCTTTGATGATGGAGGCACCAAACTCTCCCAGAATACCACTACTCTTGATTTGAGCAGGTATTATACCGATATAATGAGTGGACTTAATATAGCTTTTGGTGGCGAGTTTCGCTATGAGAATTATCAAATTTTTGCCGGTGAAGAAGGGTCATGGCAAACCTATGGCCCGGTAGTATTCAGTATTGATCCTGAAACCAACGATACCGCCTTTCGACCCGGAGGATCGCAGGGATTTCCTGGATTCCGGCCGGGAAATGAAGTAAATGAAAACCGCACCAATGAAGGTGCTTATGCCGAAGCCGAGTTAAATATTTCGCAGGACTTTATGGTTGACGGTGCGCTGCGGGCTGAAAACTACAGTGATTTTGGAGGTACTATTAATGGTAAGATTGCCTCCCGGTTTGCAATCAGCGATAAATTTGCGGTCAGGGGCTCCATAAGTACTGGCTTTCGTGCTCCTTCACTAGCCCAAATATATTTCAATCAGACATTTACGAATGTTCAGAATGGGCAAATTTTCGATGCTGTTATTGCAAACAATGTGAGCGACATTACAAAAGCACTGGGAATACCTCCATTAAAACAGGAGAGGGCAATAACTGGCAGTCTTGGATTTACTCTAAATCCCCTTTCGGGCTTTTCCGCAACAGTCGATGGTTATTATGTAAAAATTAAAGACCGCATAGTGCTAACAGGCAATTTTTATAATGATGATGAAATAATAGGAACTACTCTTAATGAATTAAATGTAACGGCAGCACAATTTTTTACCAATGCCGTTAATACTACCACTTATGGGGCTGATGTTATTTTAAATTATTCCTTACCTATGGCCACTAACAACCGTCTTATTTTATCTTATGTCGGGAATGTAAATTTTATGAAGGTGGACAAAGTACAGACTAATGCTTTGTTGGAAGGAAAACAGGATTCTTATTTCGGACCTCGTGATAGTGCCTTCCTGGTAAATTCTGCCCCACCGTTTAAAATGAACCTCGGCGTCAGTTACGCTCACAGCAAATTCACTGCAGATGTTCACTTCAACTTATGGGCAGGGCTCAAATTTTATGATTACGATCCTAAACCTTATTGGTACAAAACCAAACCTACTATTGATCTGACACTGGGTTATAGGATTACAAACAATGTGTCTTTTAATATCGGTGCTGTGAATTTAACCAATGCATATCCGGTCTATTATGCAAAAGAAGAATCAAGTGCCAGCCCTGTAGGTGGCAAAATCGGTTACGATCCTTATGAAACGGAAAGTGGCGGTTCATGGGATGCAGTGCAAATGGGATTTAATGGAGCTTTTCTTTTTGCGAAGCTGGGATTAACTTTCTAG
- a CDS encoding ParB/RepB/Spo0J family partition protein: MTNKKPDLGKGIRALLENMDTSITPEAAFLGTTSNIPLDQIEVNPFQPRHDFDESAMQDLADSIRIHGVIQPITIRKISGKKYQLIAGERRLRAAKTAGLNEIPCFIRSANDEQMLEMALIENTHREDLNAIEVAINYKRLMDECELKQEELAERVGKNRSTVTNYLRLLKLPPDIQTAIKNKTISMAHARSIINIEDPLIQLEIYKEMVKKDLSVRAVENLARQYGNNKKLFSKKPATLPYQYQRLQERLASNLSTKVQVRRRRLGKGEIIIHFFSDTDLERLSEFLESPRS; the protein is encoded by the coding sequence ATGACCAATAAAAAACCGGATCTGGGAAAGGGCATCAGGGCCTTGCTCGAAAATATGGATACATCCATAACACCTGAGGCTGCCTTTCTTGGAACTACCAGCAACATTCCTTTAGATCAAATTGAGGTTAACCCCTTTCAGCCCAGGCACGATTTCGATGAATCAGCAATGCAGGATCTTGCTGACTCCATAAGAATTCACGGAGTTATTCAGCCCATTACAATAAGAAAAATTTCGGGCAAAAAATACCAATTGATTGCCGGTGAGCGCAGATTGCGCGCAGCAAAAACAGCAGGATTGAATGAAATTCCCTGTTTTATCCGTTCAGCCAATGATGAGCAGATGCTGGAAATGGCACTTATTGAAAATACGCATCGGGAAGATCTGAATGCAATTGAAGTTGCCATCAATTACAAAAGGCTTATGGATGAATGCGAATTAAAACAGGAAGAATTAGCGGAGCGGGTAGGAAAAAACAGGTCAACAGTTACAAATTATCTTCGCCTGTTAAAGCTTCCCCCCGATATTCAAACCGCGATAAAGAATAAAACCATTTCTATGGCACATGCGCGGTCTATCATAAATATTGAAGATCCGCTGATACAATTAGAGATATATAAAGAAATGGTAAAAAAAGATCTGTCGGTTCGCGCAGTGGAAAATTTGGCAAGGCAGTATGGAAATAATAAAAAGCTCTTTTCTAAAAAGCCTGCAACCCTTCCCTACCAATACCAGCGGCTTCAGGAAAGGCTTGCTTCAAATCTTTCAACCAAGGTACAAGTCAGGCGCAGGCGATTGGGCAAAGGCGAAATAATCATCCATTTTTTCTCAGATACTGACCTTGAACGGCTTTCTGAATTCCTTGAATCACCTCGTAGTTAA
- a CDS encoding T9SS type A sorting domain-containing protein codes for MKTTTLVFLLPFLIVSQIFFGKSQSNFAGSGIALQFNGMPGNFVNLGDVYNDLNFPITFETWFNLQGYPLTNSATLFSCDNDSITYRGFWVYYLPQGTLRFEFGNGQGAGSQFRRGVETVQPIPFDRWTHIAVVCKSATDIHIYFNGIDQAVAPTDGSSEAKNLVHSSAPSNIGRVIGPSGEGNSNGFLDEIKLWNVARSETNIRKYMCRKVDSSFVSLIGYWKADESYTSQTVLDYSMLAENGSIGGSVPRVTSGAPIGDDSKFAYTNDFKGKDLAISSASGDQLMVGRIKNNPYGLHIYRVDSIPYYASGLNQTPFYYYGVFCAEGSDQAKYSVSYKYSLANGIINSQNEDLTQLMTREDGSVKQWTNTNGNLDTSQNRIRGSNQDSRGEYILNINSDFRITNSTVSSEGITIYPNPAQQFISISLPMNESPLIIRIFKNTGSEVKTISSRNALQTVLDISSFYPGIYIAEISAASGNYFTKFEIIK; via the coding sequence ATGAAAACGACCACGCTTGTATTCCTGTTACCTTTTTTAATTGTTTCGCAAATTTTTTTTGGTAAATCGCAATCCAATTTTGCCGGCTCTGGAATCGCCCTTCAATTTAATGGCATGCCTGGTAATTTTGTCAACCTTGGGGATGTATATAATGACCTTAATTTTCCTATCACATTTGAAACCTGGTTTAATCTTCAGGGATATCCGTTAACTAACTCTGCAACACTTTTTTCATGCGATAATGATTCAATTACCTACCGCGGATTTTGGGTTTATTATTTGCCTCAAGGCACATTACGATTCGAATTTGGAAATGGCCAAGGAGCGGGTTCTCAATTCAGGAGAGGTGTTGAAACAGTGCAGCCTATTCCCTTTGATAGGTGGACTCATATTGCAGTAGTTTGCAAGTCTGCCACCGATATTCATATATATTTCAATGGAATAGATCAGGCAGTGGCACCCACAGATGGGTCTTCTGAAGCAAAAAACCTGGTGCATTCAAGTGCTCCTTCAAATATTGGAAGAGTTATTGGTCCATCGGGTGAAGGAAATAGTAATGGTTTTTTAGATGAAATAAAATTATGGAATGTAGCCAGAAGTGAAACAAATATCCGGAAATACATGTGTAGAAAGGTGGATTCTTCATTCGTAAGCTTGATTGGTTATTGGAAGGCTGATGAATCATATACGAGCCAAACAGTACTCGATTATAGTATGCTAGCAGAAAATGGTTCAATTGGAGGCTCAGTACCTAGAGTGACTTCGGGTGCACCTATTGGAGATGACAGTAAGTTTGCTTACACCAATGATTTTAAAGGCAAAGATTTAGCAATTTCATCAGCCTCAGGAGATCAATTAATGGTGGGTAGAATAAAGAATAATCCTTACGGATTGCATATTTACAGAGTAGATTCCATTCCATATTACGCTTCGGGTTTAAATCAAACTCCCTTTTATTATTACGGGGTCTTTTGTGCTGAAGGTAGCGATCAAGCAAAATATTCAGTGTCCTACAAATATTCTTTAGCCAACGGAATCATCAATTCTCAGAATGAAGATTTAACTCAACTGATGACCCGTGAGGATGGATCTGTAAAGCAATGGACAAATACAAATGGAAATTTAGATACCTCACAGAACAGAATCAGAGGTTCTAATCAGGATTCCCGCGGTGAATACATTTTGAATATCAATTCTGATTTCCGAATTACCAATAGCACTGTATCATCCGAAGGCATTACCATCTATCCCAACCCTGCTCAGCAATTTATTTCCATATCGCTTCCAATGAATGAATCGCCTCTAATAATAAGGATATTTAAGAATACAGGATCGGAGGTTAAGACCATTTCAAGTCGGAATGCACTTCAAACCGTTTTGGATATATCTTCCTTTTATCCTGGAATATATATTGCCGAAATTTCTGCTGCATCAGGAAATTACTTCACGAAGTTTGAAATAATCAAATAA
- a CDS encoding ParA family protein, translated as MGKIITIANQKGGVGKTTTAINLASSLAVLEYKTLLIDADPQANATSGIGFDPKNITTGIYECLIGGAKIRDCLLKTQTPHLYLLPAHLDLVGAEIELINHPNREKILYQVLAEIIDDFEFMIIDCSPSLGLITVNALSAANSVLIPVQCEYFALEGLGKLLNTVKIVQSRLNPDLEIEGIVLTMYDSRLRLSNQVVEEVKRHFGDLAFDTIIHRNTRLGEAPSFGKSVIMYDAESKGAVNYLNLAREILQKNNKTRMPSKEKLIDVENDQ; from the coding sequence ATGGGTAAAATAATTACAATAGCAAATCAGAAAGGAGGCGTTGGAAAAACTACCACTGCTATAAATCTTGCTTCTTCATTGGCAGTATTGGAATATAAAACTTTACTGATAGATGCAGACCCTCAGGCAAATGCGACATCTGGGATTGGCTTCGATCCAAAAAATATTACCACAGGTATTTATGAGTGTCTTATTGGCGGTGCTAAAATCAGAGATTGCCTGTTAAAAACTCAGACTCCCCACCTTTACCTCCTGCCGGCGCACCTTGACCTAGTGGGCGCAGAGATTGAACTGATAAACCACCCTAACAGAGAAAAGATTCTTTACCAGGTACTGGCTGAAATTATCGATGATTTTGAATTTATGATCATTGATTGCTCACCGTCACTAGGCTTAATCACTGTAAACGCCTTATCTGCTGCCAACTCTGTTTTAATTCCGGTACAGTGTGAATATTTTGCTTTGGAAGGATTAGGTAAATTATTGAATACGGTTAAAATTGTGCAAAGCCGTTTAAACCCTGATTTAGAAATTGAAGGAATTGTGCTTACCATGTACGACAGCCGTCTTCGTCTTTCTAACCAGGTGGTTGAAGAGGTGAAGCGCCATTTTGGAGATCTTGCTTTTGACACCATTATACACCGTAATACCCGGTTAGGAGAAGCACCTAGTTTTGGAAAATCAGTTATCATGTATGATGCAGAAAGCAAAGGCGCTGTAAACTACCTGAATCTTGCAAGAGAAATTCTCCAGAAGAATAATAAAACGCGTATGCCATCAAAGGAAAAACTGATTGACGTAGAAAATGACCAATAA
- a CDS encoding aryl-sulfate sulfotransferase — protein sequence MKLYFTIVLIFNVIITQAQMQFLSPVPGSSLHNPSRNIVIRPGDLIDVQSVLPSYFTVSGSFSGKHDINAVLALDQKTINLNPVQPFAYAETVTVKMKPGVRQLNGSIYPDYSFIFSIRPDSAKLIDFPVNIKEDENSATRSISSEEEHKDRGLGTDFDILVNTNPAPGQVFFSNDAFDQKLWIIQSNGDSVFQRSSPDVGWDWKVNHNGYLTAHDSAGTGFFDMFDSNYLKIDSFTTINGYKTGNHDFQIFADGHYFMQATDPQLMDLTVYDTSYQSNATVTGNVIQEFDSNKNLIFEWRTWDHMSILETINESLGNKNVRPFHLNSIDQDTDGNIIVSWRAMDQVDKIDVSTGDFIWRLGGLYNEFTFINDSLKFNTQHDVRRIPNGHITMFDNNNTLIPNTSFAKEYALDEVNKTATLVWSYKHPPIDGNEISSNAKGNVQRLENGNTLINWGLFNSTHNFPNITEVDSNNNIVWELRYHEAENIYRAFRFLWNPCSRPSYSALKIIDTTAISAVVIWNQATNAVKYNIQYRPQGSTEWISKIVSGELLIDTLTGLVPNTVYEWQIQSWCDDSGINQSGFTTVRTFSTLLPTGIKEIPTQALKIFPNPSSGRINIEWTPNTRITENDKIQILNLLGQEVKSIKVPQANNHITTGIESLPVGIYMVRITSGSEIMEGRLLKE from the coding sequence ATGAAGTTATATTTTACAATTGTATTGATTTTTAATGTAATAATCACCCAGGCTCAAATGCAGTTTTTGTCTCCTGTCCCAGGCTCTTCCCTTCATAATCCATCGCGGAACATCGTCATCCGGCCCGGAGATTTAATTGATGTGCAATCTGTATTGCCTTCGTATTTTACCGTCAGCGGGTCTTTTAGCGGTAAGCATGACATTAATGCAGTATTAGCTCTCGATCAAAAAACAATAAATTTAAATCCGGTACAGCCTTTTGCATATGCTGAAACCGTGACTGTAAAAATGAAACCTGGTGTTCGCCAGCTGAATGGCAGTATTTATCCAGATTATTCATTCATTTTTTCTATACGTCCTGATTCTGCAAAGCTCATAGACTTTCCAGTTAACATAAAAGAAGATGAAAATTCAGCAACGCGTTCCATTTCTTCTGAAGAAGAGCATAAGGATCGCGGCTTAGGCACAGATTTCGACATTCTGGTAAATACAAATCCCGCACCGGGTCAGGTGTTTTTCAGCAATGATGCTTTTGACCAAAAGTTATGGATCATTCAAAGTAATGGTGATTCAGTTTTTCAAAGAAGTTCACCCGACGTGGGATGGGACTGGAAAGTGAATCACAATGGATACCTTACCGCTCATGATAGTGCAGGTACAGGGTTTTTCGATATGTTCGACTCTAACTATTTGAAGATCGATTCTTTTACTACCATTAATGGTTATAAAACAGGAAATCATGATTTTCAGATTTTTGCGGATGGTCATTATTTCATGCAGGCCACTGATCCCCAGCTTATGGATTTAACGGTGTATGATACTAGCTATCAATCCAATGCAACTGTAACTGGAAATGTAATCCAGGAGTTTGACTCTAACAAGAATCTCATTTTCGAATGGCGGACTTGGGATCATATGAGCATACTCGAAACAATAAATGAAAGCCTTGGTAATAAAAATGTACGGCCCTTTCACCTTAATTCAATAGATCAGGATACTGATGGTAATATAATTGTTTCCTGGCGTGCAATGGATCAGGTTGATAAAATTGACGTGAGTACCGGAGATTTTATATGGAGATTGGGAGGTTTATACAATGAGTTTACTTTTATAAATGATTCGTTAAAATTTAATACGCAACACGATGTGAGACGTATTCCTAATGGTCATATTACCATGTTTGATAATAATAATACCCTTATTCCAAATACCTCTTTTGCAAAAGAATATGCTCTTGATGAAGTAAATAAGACAGCAACTTTAGTCTGGTCTTACAAGCATCCGCCCATTGACGGAAACGAAATTTCAAGTAACGCCAAAGGAAATGTTCAGCGTTTAGAAAATGGAAATACATTAATTAACTGGGGATTGTTTAACAGCACTCATAACTTCCCGAATATTACTGAAGTGGATTCAAACAACAATATAGTATGGGAATTACGCTATCATGAAGCAGAAAATATATATCGCGCATTTCGCTTTTTATGGAATCCCTGTTCAAGGCCATCCTACTCAGCATTAAAAATTATTGATACTACTGCAATATCAGCTGTGGTTATTTGGAATCAGGCTACAAATGCTGTGAAATATAATATTCAATACCGTCCACAAGGTAGCACGGAGTGGATTTCTAAAATTGTAAGTGGTGAGCTGCTTATTGATACGCTAACAGGGTTGGTACCAAATACAGTATACGAGTGGCAAATTCAGTCATGGTGTGATGATTCAGGAATAAATCAATCGGGTTTTACAACTGTCCGTACTTTTTCTACTTTGCTGCCCACCGGTATAAAGGAAATTCCAACACAAGCGCTAAAGATATTTCCTAATCCCTCATCTGGTAGAATAAATATAGAATGGACGCCAAATACCAGGATTACAGAAAACGATAAAATTCAGATTCTAAATTTATTAGGACAGGAAGTAAAGAGTATAAAGGTGCCTCAGGCTAATAATCATATTACAACTGGTATTGAATCGTTGCCGGTTGGAATATATATGGTGCGTATTACATCAGGGTCTGAGATTATGGAAGGTCGATTGCTGAAAGAATAA
- the lepB gene encoding signal peptidase I: MNWTVQKKRITKSNTKPAKSKFREWVDALVFAVIAASIIRTFVVEAYTIPTPSMEKSLLVGDFLFVSKMHYGARIPETPLSFPFAHNTMPLFGGNSYLTWIKLPYNRLPGFQSIKNNDIVVFNWPQEDFRPVDKRENYIKRCIAISGDTLEVRNGEVFLNGKKNMIFPGEQDEYLVTTDGTAINEKILKDLHITEMYPSNETGKFGFHLTQSNIEDLKKLRNVKSIDPYVLPKGFLPETIFPMDAKNFPWNIDNYGPIWIPKKGVTVPINTNNIALYQRLITIYEGHQLDINKNGTIIIDGHPVTSYTFAMNYYWMMGDNRHNSLDSRYWGFVPEDHVVGKAWFIWMSWDKDGSLFTKVRWDRLFRGIN, translated from the coding sequence ATGAATTGGACGGTACAGAAAAAAAGAATTACAAAATCTAATACAAAACCAGCAAAATCTAAATTTCGTGAGTGGGTTGATGCTCTTGTTTTTGCTGTTATTGCTGCAAGCATTATACGCACTTTTGTGGTTGAAGCATACACCATACCTACTCCTTCCATGGAGAAATCATTGTTGGTAGGTGACTTTCTTTTTGTAAGTAAAATGCACTATGGTGCACGCATTCCGGAAACCCCTTTGTCTTTTCCATTTGCACATAACACAATGCCACTTTTCGGTGGCAATTCTTATCTCACATGGATTAAGCTTCCTTATAACCGTCTGCCCGGATTCCAGTCGATAAAAAATAATGACATAGTCGTTTTTAACTGGCCACAGGAAGATTTCAGGCCGGTAGATAAACGTGAAAATTATATTAAACGCTGCATAGCGATAAGCGGTGATACTTTAGAAGTAAGGAATGGAGAAGTCTTTCTAAATGGAAAAAAGAATATGATTTTTCCAGGGGAACAGGATGAATACCTGGTTACCACAGATGGTACGGCTATAAATGAAAAGATATTAAAGGACCTGCATATAACTGAAATGTATCCGTCCAACGAAACAGGTAAATTTGGTTTTCATTTGACTCAGTCCAATATAGAAGATCTAAAAAAACTTCGTAATGTAAAATCCATCGACCCATATGTATTGCCCAAAGGTTTTCTGCCTGAAACTATCTTCCCTATGGATGCCAAGAATTTTCCATGGAACATTGATAACTATGGACCTATCTGGATTCCTAAAAAAGGTGTAACAGTTCCAATCAATACAAATAACATTGCCTTATATCAGCGATTAATTACAATTTATGAAGGTCATCAACTGGATATTAATAAAAACGGAACAATTATTATTGACGGGCATCCTGTTACGTCATACACTTTTGCCATGAATTATTATTGGATGATGGGAGATAACCGGCACAACTCCCTTGATTCCCGCTATTGGGGTTTTGTGCCGGAAGACCATGTGGTGGGCAAAGCCTGGTTCATATGGATGAGCTGGGATAAAGATGGTTCGTTATTCACCAAGGTGCGCTGGGATCGGCTATTTAGAGGAATAAATTGA
- the dapB gene encoding 4-hydroxy-tetrahydrodipicolinate reductase encodes MKIALFGYGKMGKMIDEIVSMEKKHTIVSRTNSLNHKSPESEDLKDADVAIEFSSPESVLQNTRHCLELNIPLVIGTTGWYDRLSEVKDECIKKKGSIVYASNFSIGMNIFFQINQILAGLMGARPEYEPFITEIHHIEKRDSPSGTAISLAKDILKNTSCKTNWINRRNSDNGTKNDNPLDLIILSRREENIIGTHSIEYRSGVDKIEIKHEAFSREGFAKGALYAAEWIKDKKGFYEFNELLQVS; translated from the coding sequence ATGAAAATTGCACTTTTTGGATATGGAAAAATGGGGAAGATGATTGATGAAATTGTTTCCATGGAGAAAAAACATACAATAGTATCGAGAACCAATTCCCTTAATCATAAATCGCCTGAATCCGAAGATCTGAAAGATGCCGATGTAGCAATTGAATTTTCCAGCCCGGAGTCGGTACTGCAGAATACCCGGCATTGCCTGGAGCTTAATATCCCCCTTGTGATTGGCACTACCGGCTGGTACGATAGACTTAGCGAGGTAAAAGATGAATGCATTAAAAAAAAAGGTTCTATAGTTTACGCCAGCAACTTCAGTATAGGCATGAACATTTTTTTTCAAATAAACCAAATCCTTGCCGGCTTAATGGGAGCGAGACCTGAGTATGAACCATTTATCACAGAAATACATCACATTGAAAAAAGAGATTCACCGAGCGGAACTGCAATTTCGCTAGCAAAAGACATTCTTAAAAATACTTCCTGTAAAACTAACTGGATTAACCGGAGAAATTCGGATAACGGTACAAAAAATGATAATCCTTTAGATTTAATAATTTTGTCGCGCCGTGAAGAAAATATTATTGGTACACATAGTATTGAATACCGTTCTGGCGTTGATAAGATTGAAATAAAACATGAAGCATTTTCAAGAGAAGGTTTTGCAAAAGGAGCTCTCTACGCTGCCGAATGGATAAAAGATAAAAAGGGCTTTTATGAATTTAACGAATTGCTGCAGGTGTCTTAA